CCCGCTCCGCCTGGGTGGCGATCTGGGCCTGCTGATCGCGTTCGACCTCCAGGCGCGCGGCTCGTTCGGCGAGGGTCTCGCGCTGCTGCACCCGGGTGCGCCGGACCAGCCCGACCGCCCAGCAGCTCAGGACCACGGCCGAGAGGAGGCCGAAGACGGTCACCCCGCTGAAGAGTGCACCGGTGGGGTCGGTGAACCCGTTGTAGTAGATGAACCAGAGGGCGACGATCGCGCTGCCGAGCAGCGCCCCGGCCAGTGCGGTCCGGCGAGCCCACCGCGGCCCGTAGACGGTGACCGAGTAGAGCGCGGCGAAGATGGCCACGTCCGAGGCGGTGAGCACCACGCCACTGACCACGTGGGCCAGCGCCATCGCGTAGACCGTCACGGCGGAGGGCACCGGCCGCGTCCGCCGCCAGGCCAGCGCCAGCGGCATGCCGATGCTGGTGACCACGCTGACAGCCGAACCGAACCAGGTCGTCTGCATCGAGCCCAGGTTGGCGATGGAGAGCGTGCTGATCGTGATGATGAACGCGAGCGCCAGGACGAGGTCCACCGTGAACGGTGAGAACCTCCGCACGGGCAGGCTCGGCGGGGGGTCGGCTGTGGTCATGGTTCCGCCAGCGTAGGCGCCGCCGGTCAGATCGGTCGTCCGACCGTGGTGGGACGAGTGTGCGGGTTCGTCCACCTGGCGGCGTACCGAGGCTGCACCGTCCACAGGACTGGCGAGCGCTGACGCGGCCTCGTACCGGGCTCCTCGATGCTGAGGATGCTGCCTGGAGGTCAGGCCGGCTCGATCAGACCGGGGTCGTTGTTCTTCACCGATCCGACCCTGGAGGAGACCTCGTACCAACGCAGTGGCGGGGTGGGCACGGACAGGGCTGCCAGGGCCTCCTCCGGGGCGGTGATGGCCGGGTCGAGCCAGGGCTCGATCGCCTCCGGGGCGAGCACGACGGGCTCGCGGTCGTGGATCTGCTCCAGACCGTCGCGAGCGTCCTCGGTCACGATGGTGGTCGAGAGCACCCAGCGCTCGGGGTCCTCGCGATCCTTGGACGGGTCCGGCCACCAGGCGTACAGGCCGGCGAAGGCGATCGGCTCCTCGTCGCTGCGGTGGATGAAGAACGGGGTGCGCCGCGGCTTGGACTGGCCGGGCACGTCCTCCTTGAGCCACTCGTAGTACCCCTCGGCCACCACCACGCACCGGCGGGCCCGCAGCGACTTGGCGAAGGCCGGCTTGTCGGCCACGCTGTCGCTGCGGGCGTTGAACATCCGGGAGCCGACGCTGAGGTCCTTCGCCCAGCCGGGCACGAGCCCCCAGCGGGCCACGTGCAGCTCGCGGCGGGTGGGCGATGGTGGCGGCGGGCTCGCGGCGGTGTCGGCCGGCTCGGCCTGCGCCTTGGGTGCTCGTTCGACCACGATCCGCGCACCGTCGGTGGGTGCCACGTTGTAGTTCGCCGGCAGCTGCGCCGCCCGCTCGCTGATCTCCTCGACGTCGAACGCGTCCGCCAGCGCCTGGGCCTCCCGGAACGAGGCATATCGTCCGCACATGGGACCAGCCTGGCACGAGGGTCTGACAACGGCCCGGCGCCGGTGAGGGTGCACGGCGAGGAGGCGCCGTCGCTCGTCCTAGGATCGGAGGCGGACGTCACCAGGGAGGTCGAACGTGCCGGAGTCGTGCTGTACGCCATCGCGCGGGGACCAGCCCGCCGTCGAGACCGGTGACCCCGGCGCGGCGCAGCCCGCACCCGTGGCGCTCGGGCGCGGCGTCGACGCCGGCGAGCGGCACCCGATCGAGCAGTGCGCCGTGCCGGCCCAGACGTTCCTGATGGGCGACAGCGACGGTGTCGGCTACCACGCCGACGGCGAGACGCCGGTGCATCCGGTCACGCTGGAGCCTTTCTCCATCGACGCGACCTCGGTGACCAATGCCGACTTCGCCCGGTTCGCCGAGGCCACCGGCTACGCCACCGAGGCGGAGACGTTCGGTTTCTCCGCTGTCTTCCACCTGGCCTTCGCCGGACCGCAGGAGGCGATCATGGGCCAGGCCTCGGGCACGCCGTGGTGGCTCGGGGTCAAGGGCGCCGACTGGGCCCACCCCGAGGGCCCGGACTCCACCTGGCAGGGCCGGGAGGACCACCCGGCGGTGCACCTCTCCTGGAACGACGCGGAGGCCTACTGCCGCTGGGCCGGCCGGGCGCTGCCGACCGAGGCGCAGTGGGAGGCGGCCTCCCGTGGTGGCCTCGAGGCCAAGCGCTACCCGTGGGGGAGCAGGTTCCCGGGGGAGAAGAGAAAGTGGCGTGCCAACATCTGGCAGGGCCGCTTCCCGGTGGACAACACCGCCGAGGACGGCTTCCTCACCACCGCCCCGGTCCGCACCTTCGAGCCCAACGCCTACGGCCTGTGGCAGACGGTCGGCAACGTCTGGGAGTGGTGCGCCGACTGGTTCGACCCCCGCTACTACGCCCACTCACCGGCCGAGAACCCGGCCGGGCCCGAGCATGGCCAGTCCCGGGTCATGCGCGGCGGGTCGTTCCTGTGCCACGACTCCTACTGCAACCGCTACCGCAACGCGGCCCGCAGCTCCAACACCCCGGACTCGTCGATGTCGAACACGGGATTCCGCACCGTCGCTCCCGCCTGACCGTCGCGCCGGCCCCATCCGCGCTCCGGCCCCTCCGGGGGCCGAAGAATTGACCCCTCCTCGGGTGCGACCCTGACTTTCGGACCCGCGGAGTGGGGCCACGGTGCAGCTCAGCGCCCGATCGTCATGCTGATTCCCGACGGCGTCGCCTCGCCCTGGCCGTGCAGGTCCACCCGGCGGGTGCCGCATCCGCAGCGCACGTACACCACCGTGCCGATCGAGGTGGGGTGGCGGGATTCGACGACCCAGTCGTGCTCGTGCTGGGCGAGTGAGTGATCGAGGGCGTCCGTCGTTGCTGTGGTGATCATGGAGGAAGCCTGATGTAATGCCGCTATGCATCTCAACCCTTACGGCGAGTACGCAGTCCTCCTGGCGGCCTCGCTCGCCAACGACTGGCCCCGCGACAGGGCAGGGATCGAGGAGCGCACCCGGGAGTTCGGCATGACGCAGCCGTTCCCCGTCGCCTGCGACGACCATCCCCGGACCCGAGCGGTGATCGACGGATGGTTGGAGGTCGTGGACGCTGCGGACGAGGACCGCCGCGCGCGAGCTCTGAACGCCCAGATGGCCGCGGTGACGGCCTACCCGCGCCTGACCGATCACGACGACGAGGGCTGGCACCTGCACTACCGCGACGACGAGCACGCTCTACCCCACGTGCTGGCCGCGGTGATCAGCGTGGGTACGGCACTGCACCTGACGACCCGCGGTATGCATCGCCTGCGACGGTGCGCGGCTGGTGAGGAGCCGGGAGACGGATGCTCCGCCGTCGTGGTGGACGTGACACGCAACGGCCGGCAGCGCTACTGCTCGGTGCGGTGCGCCAACCGTGCCGCCGTGCGGCGGCACCGTGCCAGGCATGCCTGAGGCCGTCGACTCGAGTGCTGATGCCCGCCCGGCGGACATTGTCCACAGGGGGCTGACGATCGGACCCGGACCCGGCTAGCGTGTAGGCACGTCATCGAAGACGCCGAGGCGAGGGGGAGAGATGGCGAACGGGGCAGCGCTGCTCGAGTCCGAGGTGCGCGAGCTGATCCGTCGCCGTGGCCTGGACCCGGCCGTGGACGAGACGGACCTGCGCGCCTTGATCGCCGACGCCGTGGCCGACTACGAGGACCGGTCGCTGCGCGGTCTCGTGCCGCGGCTCGATGATCTGGACCAGACCTCCAAACACCTGCAGGATGCGATCTCCGGGCTCGGGCCGCTGCAGCGCTACCTCGAGGATCCCGAGGTGGAGGAGATCTGGATCAATGACCCCGGGAAGGTATTCCTGGCGCGCCGCGGTCGGGCCGAGCTGACCACCACCCTGCTGTCCGAGGAAGAGGTGCGCGACCTCGTCGAACGGATGCTGCGCACCTCCGGCCGGCGCCTCGACCTGAGCACGCCGTTCGTCGATGCGACGCTCCCGGGTGGGGAACGCCTGCACGTGGTCATCCCGGACGTGACCCGCCGGCACTGGGCGATCAACATCCGGAAGTTCCTCGTCCGCGCGCGCCGGATCACCGACCTGGTCGCACTCGGCTCGCTCACCGACGACGCCGCGGCCTTCCTGCACGCGTCAGTGGCGAGTGGGCTCAATTTTCTGGTCAGCGGGGCAACCCAGGCGGGCAAGACCACCATGGTGAACGCGCTCGGGGGATCGATCCCCGCGCAGGAGCATGTGGTCACATGTGAGGAGGTCTTCGAGCTCCAGTTGGCCGGCCGCGACGTCGTCTCCATGCAATGCCGCCAACCGAATCTGGAGGGCACGGGCGAGATCCCGCTGCGGCGCCTGGTGAAGGAAGCGCTGCGGATGCGACCGGACCGCCTCATCATCGGCGAGGTGCGCGAGGCCGAGGCGCTCGACATGCTGATCGCCCTCAACGCGGGTATCCCCGGCGCCTGCACGATCCACGCCAACTCCGCACGCGATGCCATCGTGAAGATGTGCACGCTGCCACTGCTCGCCGGCGAGAACGTGTCCGACCGGTTCGTGGTCCCGACCGTGGCGGCGGCCTTCGACCTGGTCATCCACCTCGACCTCGACCACACCGGACGACGGCAGGTCACCGAGATCGCCGCCTTGTCGGGGCGGGTCGAGCAGGGCGTGGTCGAGGTCTCGACGGTCTACGAACGGCGGGGCGGTCTGCTCGTTCGCGGTGACGGTTTCGCGCCCCACGCCGAACGCTTCGCGCGATCGGGCTTCGACCTCGCCGAACTGCTGGCGAGGCGGTGAGCAGATGGGCACGGTGGCCGGGTTGCTGCTGGGAGCGGGGGTGCTGTGCCTCTGGTGGTCCTGCTGGCCGCGGCAGCCGCGACAGCCCGTGGCGCGCGTCAGCAGGCTGCAGGACCTGCTCGTGCAGGCGGGCATGCCGGGTGTGGGTCCGGGCGGTCTCGTCGCCGTCTCGTGCGCCCTCGGTCTGGTCGTCCTCACCGCCGCTTACCTGGTGACGGTGTCCCTGCCGATCGCAGCCGCGTTCGCCGTGCTGGCAGCCCTCGCGCCGCAGGCGTACGTGCGCACGCGAGCACGACGGCGCAGGGTCGCCTTGCGAGAGTTGTGGCCGGATGTGGTGGACGACCTCTCGTCCGCGATCCGGGCCGGCCTGAGTCTGCCGGAGGCCCTGATCAGTCTCGCCGACCGGGGACCGGAGCAGCTGCGTGGTGAGTTCACCGCGTTCGCCGAGGATTACCGCGCGACGGGACGGTTCGCCGACTCGTTGGACCGGTTGAAGGCGCGGCTGGCAGATCCCGTCGCAGACCGGTTGATCGAGGCACTGCGTCTCACCCGCGAGGTGGGCGGCACCGATCTGGGCCGGTTGCTGCGCACGCTCTCGCAGTTCCTGCGCGAGGACCTGCGTGCCCGCGGCGAACTCGAGGCTCGCCAGTCGTGGACGGTGAACGGCGCCAGGCTCGCCGCGGCCTCACCCTGGTTGATCCTGGCGATGCTGAGTACCCGGCCCCAGACGACGGAGGCGTTCAGCTCGGCGCTCGGAGCGTTCGTTCTGCTCGTCGGCGGGATGGCGTGTGCCGGTGCGTATCTGCTCATGGTGCGTATCGGCCGTCTTCCCGAGGACGAACGGGTCATGAGGTGATGGCCGGCCAGCCGTCCCTCGTCGGCGCCGGCCTCGGTCTGCTGTTCGGGCTCGGTGTGTGCCTGGTGCTGTGGCGCCTCGCCGCCCGGCGCGTGCGGCTGATCGATCGGGTCTCGCCGTACCTGCGTGACCAGGTGGGCACCTCACGACTGCTCGTCGCGCCATCGGTACATACCCCGTTCCCCACCGTCGAACGCATGATCCGCCCCGTCATCGGTGACGCCACGGCCTTCTTCGAGCGCCTCGGCAGCACCACGATCAGCATCCGCCGCCGACTCGTTCGCGCCGGCAGTCCGATCTCGGTCGAGCAGTTCCGCATCGAGCAGGTCATCTGGTGCGCACTGGGATTGGCGACCGGCCTGCTGCTCGCGCTCGTGCTCGGCGCTGCACGCGGCGCCTCGGTTCCGGTCCTAGTCCTGCTCGTCGTCGTGACGGGTCTGGCGGGTGTCCTCGCTCGTGACTACGTGCTCACGCGCCAGGTGCAGACCCGCGAGCGCCGGATCGTGGCGCAGTTCCCGACGATTGCCGAGCTGCTCGCGCTCGCGGTCGGCGCGGGTGAGGCGCCGGTGGCCGCACTCGACCGGGTGGCGCGTTCCACGCGCGGCGAACTCTCGCAGGAACTGGAGCAGACCCTGGCGGACGTGCGCTCGGGTCGCAGCCTGGCCGAGGCGCTCGAGGCCATGTCCCAGCGCACCGATCTGGCGGGCCTGGCCCGCTTCGCCGAAGGCGTGGCGACCGCCGTCGACCGGGGAACGCCGCTGGCCGACGTGCTGCGGGCCCAGGCCCAGGATGCGCGCGAGGTCGGTCATCGCGCGCTGATGGAGGAGGGCGGCAAGCGCGAGATCGCGATGATGGTCCCGGTGGTCTTCGTGCTGCTGCCCACCTCCGTGGTCTTCGCCGTCTTCCCCGGCCTGGCGGTGCTCTCGCTGTGACTACACGGTTCGATCCGAGAAGGAGAGGCAGAGATGAAGGAGACCACGATGCGACGCACGCTGGCGCGGTGGAGGCGGCGGTTCCGCAGCAGACTGCAGGGTGATCCTGAACGCGGAGACGTGCCGGGCTGGGTGCTGGTGACGTTGATGACCGCCGGATTGGTCGTTGTGATCTGGGCGCTCGCCGGTGAGGCCCTCACCCAGGTGTTCGAGACCGCGATGGACCGCGTGCTGAGCCAGTGATCGAGCGCGAGCGGGGCTCGGCGTTGGTCGACTTCCTGCTGGTCTCGGTGCTGGTGAGTGTGCTGGTGCTGGGTGTCGTCCAGTTGGCGTTGACCCTGCACGTGCGCACCGTGCTCGTCGACGCCGCCGCCGAGGGCGCCCGCTTCGCCGCCCTGCACGAGGGATCCCTCGCTGCCGGGCAGGAGCGCACCGCCGCACTCATCGACATGACGCTGCCGCAGGCCTACGCCCAACAGGTGAGCGCGGACACCGGGACGGCGGCGGGCGTCGAGGTCGTGGAAGTACACGTGCGGGCGCCGATCCCGGTGCTCGGGCTGCTCGGTCCCTCCGGCGTCATCACCGTGACGGGCCGGGCGGTGGCCGAGTGATGATGGCCGCCGTCCGCTGGTTGCGTCGCCGGTGGGCGGCGGTGCGCGCGGGGGAGGACCGTGGCAGCGCCGTGGTCGAATTCCTCGGTGTCGCCCTGATCCTGCTCGTGCCGACCGTGTACCTGATCGTCACCCTCAGCCGCGTCCAGGCGGCCGCCTTCGCCGCCGACGGCGCCGCCCGGGACGCCGGTCGTCTCATCGCCCAGGCCGAGACCATGGCCGACGGTGTCCCCCGCGCCCAGCTCGCGGTCGAGCTCGCCTTCGCCGACCAGGGCTTCGACGTCGCAGGTGAGCAGGCGCTGCAGGTCACCTGTCAGGACGATCCCTGCCTCAGCCCCGGCGCCTACATCCACCTGCAGGTTGGCACGCAGGTCGATCTCCCGCTCGTCCCGCCGATGCTGGCGGGCGCGCTGGCCACCCAGGTGGACGTCCAGGGAGAGGCACTGGTCGCCGTCGACGACTTCCGGGTGCTGCCATGAGCTCTGCTCTGACCCGGATGCGCTCGCGGTGGCGCGCAGAGGGGCGGGACGAGGGGCAGATCCTCTTGCTCTCCCTCGTCTACGGCGTGGTCACGCTCGCTCTCGTGCTCGTGGTGGTCTCGGTCAGTGCGATCTACCTCGAGCGCAAGCGCCTGCTCTCCCTCGCCGACGCGCTCGCTGCCTCGGCGGCCGACGCCGTCGACGAGGAGCAGTTCTACACCGGGGAGGGATCGGAGCCCGGCACCCTGCCCCTGACGGGCGACTCGGTGCAGGCCGCCGTGAGCGAGTACCTGGCCGCTGCGCCCGCGGGCGTCACCGACTTCGAGAGCTTCGGCGTGGTGCCGCCGACGGGAACCCCCGACGGCGTGACGGCGCAGGTCTCCCTGACCGCACGGGTGCGGCCCCCGCTGGTGCCGTGGGCGCTCATCCCGTTCGCGGACGGTTTCGTGATCGAGGTGACCGCCTTCGCAGAGTCGGACCAGGTGTGAGCTGGACCGGAACACCCGGGTGCAGCCGCCGGGCCCGCCACAGCAGTCCTCAGCCTGGGAATACCCTCTAGGGGTATAAGAGTTGATGTTCCTATGGCGGATGACAGGACGCACATGAGCACCCACGAGGACGCCGAGCAGCACCACGACGCCCAGGACCACGGTAGCCCGACCGGCGACAGCGGGCACGAGGGCCACGGCGGACACGAGAACCACCAAGGCCACGGCGACCACGCCGGCCACTTCCGCCGCCTGTTCTGGATCATGCTGGCACTCGCCGTGCCCACGGTGGCCCTCTCGCCCTCCTTCGCCGACCTGCTCGGGTACGCCCCGCCGTCGGGGACGGCCTGGATCCCGGCCGTGCTCGGCACGGTGATCTACGCCTGGGGTGGCTGGCCCTTCCTCTCCGGAGGGCTGTCCGAGCTGCGCTCGCGCGCCCCGGGGATGATGCTGCTCATCGGGATGGCGATCACCGTCGCCTTCCTGGCCTCCGCCGGCGCCACCCTCGGGCTGATCCCGGCCGACCTGGAGTACTGGTGGGAGTTGGCCCTGCTGGTGGTGATCATGCTGCTCGGGCACTGGATCGAGATGCGCTCCCTCGCCCAGACCGCCTCGGCGCTGGACTCCCTCGCCTCGCTGCTGCCCGACCAGGCCGAACGCGTCGGCTCCGACGGCGAGGTCGAGACGATCGACCCGGGCGAGCTGGCCGAGGGGGACATCGTCGTGGTCCGGCCCGGCGGGCGGGTGCCGGCGGACGGAGAGGTCACCGACGGCCGCGCGCACATGGACGAGTCGATGATCACCGGGGAGTCCGCGCCGGTCACCCGCGGCGAGGGCGAGACCGTGGTGGCCGGGACCGTGGCCACCGACTCCGGCCTGCGGGTACGGATCACGGCGGTGGGGGAGCAGACGGCCCTGGCCGGCATCCAGCGGATGGTCGCCGAGGCGCAGTCGACCTCGACCCAGGTGCAGCGCCTGGCCGACCGCGCGGCCGCCTGGCTGTTCTGGTTCGCCCTCGCTGCGGCGCTGGTGACGGCGATCGTGTGGCTACTCACTGGCGACCCGGGCCAGGCCCTCGTGCGCGTGATCACGGTGCTCGTGATCGCCTGCCCGCACGCGCTCGGCCTGGCGATCCCGCTGGTGGTCTCGATCTCCACCGAGCGCGCCGCCCGCGCGGGAATCCTGGTCAAGGACCGGCTGGCCCTCGAGCGCGCCCGCACCGTGGACACGGTCCTCTTCGACAAGACCGGCACCCTGACGATGGGGGAGCCGGCCGTGCAGGACATCACCGGAACCGATGACACCGATGCGGAGGCCGTCCTGCGGTGGGCGGCGGCCGCGGAGGCCGACAGTGAGCACCCGCTGGCCCGCGCGATCGTGCGGGAGGCGCAGCGGCGCCGGATCCGCCCGCCCCAGGCCTCCGACTTCGCCTCCGAGCCGGGGACCGGGGTCTCGGCCACGGTCGAGGACAGAAAGGTCCGCGTCGGCGGACCCGGGCTGCTGGAGGAGATCGGTGCCCATCCGGTGCCCCAGGCGCAGGAGTGGTCAGCCCGTGGGCACACCGTGCTGCACGTCGTCCTCGACGGCACGGTGGTGGGGGCCCTGGCTCTGGCCGATGAGATCCGAGCCGAGTCCCGCCAGGCGGTCGAAGACCTGCACGCCGAGGGCGTGAGCGTGGTGATGGTCACCGGCGATGCGCAGGCGGTGGCCGACGCCGTCGCCGAGGAGCTCGGAATCGACCAGGTCTTCGCGCAGGTGCGCCCCGAGAACAAGAACGCCAAGGTGCGAGAACTGCAGCAGCAGGGCCGCGTGGTGGCCATGGTGGGTGACGGGGTCAACGACGCCCCGGCGCTGGCCGAGGCCGACGTCGGGATCGCGATCGGAGCCGGGACGGATGTGGCCGCTGCGTCCGCAGGAGTGATCCTCGCCGGCGACGACCCGCGGTCGGTGCTGCAGGTGCTGCGGCTCTCGCGCACGAGCTACCGCACCATGGTCCAGAACCTGTGGTGGGCCAGCGGCTACAACCTCGCCGCGGTCCCGCTCGCCGCGGGAGTGCTGGCACCGATCGGGTTCGTGATGCCGATGGCGGTGGGCGCGCTGCTGATGTCGGCCTCCACCGTGGTGGTGGCCCTCAACGCGCTCCGGCTGCGCCGGCTCGACCTGACCTCCTGACGACACCACGACGGCGGGGTCTCACCTTCCCGGTGAGCCCCCGCCGTCGTGAGGAGACCTCAGAGCACGGCGCGCAGGAACTCCTTCGTGCGCTCGTGGGTGGGATTGGAGAACATCACGTGCGGTTCGGCGTCCTCGATGATGTGCCCGCTGTCGAACATCAGCACCCGGTCGGAGACGTCCTGGGCGAACTGCATCTCGTGGGTGACGATCAGCATCGTGATGTCGGTGTTCTCGGCGAGGTCGCGCAACACCTGCAGCACGTCGCCCACGAGCTCGGGGTCCAGTGCGGAGGTGACCTCGTCCAGCAGCAGGATCTCCGGATCCATCGCCAGTGCGCGGGCGATCGCCACGCGCTGCTGCTGACCTCCGGAGAGCCGGCTGGGGTGCTGGTCGGCCTTGTCACCCAGGCCCACCTGCTCGAGGAGCTCCTTCCCGCGGGCGCGGGCCTCCTCCTTGGACTTGCCGAGCACATGCACCGGCGCCTCGATGATGTTCTCGATCACCGTCATGTTCGGGAACAGGTTGAACTGCTGGAACACCATCCCGATCCGGCGGGTGAGCTGGGCGACCTCCTTGTGCCGGCGAGCCACCCGCTTGCCGTCCTTGTCCAGGTGGGTCAGCGGGACGCCATCGACGTGGATGTAGCCGCCGGTCAGCTCCTCGAGCGTCATGACCAGGCGCAGGATCGTGGTCTTGCCTGAGCCGGAGGGCCCGATCAGGGTCACCCGCTGGCCGCGCTCGACCTCGAAGTTGAGATCATTGAGCACGGTGAGGTCGCCGAACTTCTTGACGACGTTCTCGAACTTGAGGGCGGGTGCACCGGGCACCGGCTGCAGGGATTCGTCAGTAGGTGGCAAGACGGTTCTCCAGTTTCCGCATGAGGACGGCGGTCGGGTAGCTGGCCGCCAGGAAGATCAGGCCCGCGATGGTGAACGACTCGACGTAGCTGAAGTTGCCACCACCGAACTCCCGGGCCTCGGTCACCATCTCCGGAACGGAGATCATGATCAAGAACGGCGTGTCCTTGAACATCGCGATCGCCCAGTTGCCGAGCGAGGGCACGGTGGCTCGCAGGGCTTGCGGCACGATCACGGCCCGCCACGTCCGTACCTTCGACATCGACAGGGCCGTCGCTGCCTCCCACTGACCGGGGCGGATCGACTCGATCCCCGCCCGGTAGGACTCGGCCATATAGGTCGAATAGTGGATGGCGAAGACGACGATACCCATCGTCACGAGCGAGACATCCGTGGTGATCAGGACGGCGTAGATCGCCGCGAGCTGCAGCGGGATCGGCGTCATCCGGATCACGTCCAGGACGCGGAACACGATCGCTGCGATGACACGAGGTGCTTCGCGGAGGACCACGGCCCAGATCATGCCGAGGATGGCGGCACCGATCGATGAGACCACCGTGACGAGGAGAGTGATGCGCACAAAAGCGGAGAGCAAGTCCGGAAAGGCCTGGGCGGCAAGATCCCAACTCCACATATCAGCCCACCCCCGCTACTGCTTCGGCCCGCTTGGCAGCCTTGACGCTCTCCGGCTTGAGACCGAGGCGGCGCTGTGCTCGCAGTTCCAGAATCCGCATGCCGCTGGAGAGCAACTGGTTCAGCGCGTAGTAGATAGCGAAGCCGGCACCGAAGGCGAACAGCATGCCCATCGTCCGGCGCAGATCGTCGGAGACGAAGGTGACGTCCTGCAACGTGATGAAGCTGGCCAGCGCAGTGCCCTTGACGAGCATGACCAGGAGGTTGTTCAGACCCGGCAGCATCAGCGCCCATCCCTGCGGCCAGATGATGCGGATCATCCGGTGGACAGGCCCCATCGACAGCGCCGTGGTGGCCTCCCACTGGGCTTTCGGGACGGCCGCGAGCGATCCGCGGACCACCTCGGCACCATAGGCGCCGTAGTTCAGTCCGAGGGCGATGATTCCGGTCGGGATCGGGTCGAGGCTCACGCCCATCTGCGGAAGGACGTAGAAGAGGAAAAAGAGCTGCACCACGAGGGAGGTGCCCCGGAAGAACTCCACGACGATGCGTCCCGGCGCTCTGACGAGAGCATGCTGGCTGGACGTCAGGAGTCCGAGCGCGACAGCGATGACGAAAGCGACGACGGCGCCGCCCAGGCCGAGCTGGAGAGTGACCACCAGCCCGTCCCAGAAGCGCGGCGCCGCCGTGCTCAGATTATTGAGGAACGCGTCCACAAGTGAAGTGCTCAGCCGGCCTCGGGGAGTTCCCCGGCGCAGAGCATCTCAGTGGTGATGTCCTCCGTCGGGTACTCGGCCGTGGTGAAGCCGAACTCGCCGACGATCGACTCGAAGTCCTCGGCGCTGCCGATCACGCTGCGGTAGGCCTCGTTGTAGGCCTCACGGAACTCGTCGTCCTCGGGCGCGAACACGGTCGCACCGGCGCCGACCTGCGAGACGCCGTCGACCTCGGCCACGAAGGACTCGGTCACCTCGACGGCCGCGTCGGCGTTGCGCTCGGCGAGGGCGTTCAGCGAGATACCGGTGAGCGCGAATGCGTCCACGCGGCCGGCCTCGACGGCCTCGAGGCCGTCCTCGGGGGCGCCGACCGTGGAGACCTCAATGCCCAGGTCCTCGGCGTAGCCCTGCTCGATCGCCCCGGACATGGCGGCCATCGTCAGGTCGGTGTCCACCAGATCCTGCAGCGTGGACAGGCCCTCGGGGTTGCCCTCGGGAACCATCAGCGCCGTGGTGTACATGATCTCGGGGACGCCGAAGTCGGCCTGCTCGCAACGCTCCGGCAGGATGGACATGCCCGCGGAGATCGCATCGAAGCGACCGGCGTTCAGACCCGGGATCAATGCGTCCCAGTCCACGACCGTGGCCTCGATGTCGTCGATGCCCATCTCGGCGAAGACGGCCTCGTGGATCGCGATGGTCGCACCCGTGGGCTCGCCGCTGTCGTCGAGGAAGCTGTAGGGCTCCTCACCGTTGATGCCCACGGTGATCGTGCCCGACTCCTGCAGCTCGGCCAGGTGGCCCTCGCCGGCCTCGCCCTCGGCTCCGCCGCCGGCTTCGCTGTCGCCATCGCCGCAGGCGGAGAGGCCGAGAGCGATTGCTCCCGCCGCTGCCGTCATGGCAAAGGCTCGTCGCCTCATGCTCGTCATCATGGTCCCTTCGGTCGGACGAGGACTGG
Above is a window of Ruania suaedae DNA encoding:
- a CDS encoding pilus assembly protein TadG-related protein, coding for MSSALTRMRSRWRAEGRDEGQILLLSLVYGVVTLALVLVVVSVSAIYLERKRLLSLADALAASAADAVDEEQFYTGEGSEPGTLPLTGDSVQAAVSEYLAAAPAGVTDFESFGVVPPTGTPDGVTAQVSLTARVRPPLVPWALIPFADGFVIEVTAFAESDQV
- a CDS encoding heavy metal translocating P-type ATPase, with amino-acid sequence MSTHEDAEQHHDAQDHGSPTGDSGHEGHGGHENHQGHGDHAGHFRRLFWIMLALAVPTVALSPSFADLLGYAPPSGTAWIPAVLGTVIYAWGGWPFLSGGLSELRSRAPGMMLLIGMAITVAFLASAGATLGLIPADLEYWWELALLVVIMLLGHWIEMRSLAQTASALDSLASLLPDQAERVGSDGEVETIDPGELAEGDIVVVRPGGRVPADGEVTDGRAHMDESMITGESAPVTRGEGETVVAGTVATDSGLRVRITAVGEQTALAGIQRMVAEAQSTSTQVQRLADRAAAWLFWFALAAALVTAIVWLLTGDPGQALVRVITVLVIACPHALGLAIPLVVSISTERAARAGILVKDRLALERARTVDTVLFDKTGTLTMGEPAVQDITGTDDTDAEAVLRWAAAAEADSEHPLARAIVREAQRRRIRPPQASDFASEPGTGVSATVEDRKVRVGGPGLLEEIGAHPVPQAQEWSARGHTVLHVVLDGTVVGALALADEIRAESRQAVEDLHAEGVSVVMVTGDAQAVADAVAEELGIDQVFAQVRPENKNAKVRELQQQGRVVAMVGDGVNDAPALAEADVGIAIGAGTDVAAASAGVILAGDDPRSVLQVLRLSRTSYRTMVQNLWWASGYNLAAVPLAAGVLAPIGFVMPMAVGALLMSASTVVVALNALRLRRLDLTS
- the ehuA gene encoding ectoine/hydroxyectoine ABC transporter ATP-binding protein EhuA; its protein translation is MQPVPGAPALKFENVVKKFGDLTVLNDLNFEVERGQRVTLIGPSGSGKTTILRLVMTLEELTGGYIHVDGVPLTHLDKDGKRVARRHKEVAQLTRRIGMVFQQFNLFPNMTVIENIIEAPVHVLGKSKEEARARGKELLEQVGLGDKADQHPSRLSGGQQQRVAIARALAMDPEILLLDEVTSALDPELVGDVLQVLRDLAENTDITMLIVTHEMQFAQDVSDRVLMFDSGHIIEDAEPHVMFSNPTHERTKEFLRAVL
- a CDS encoding amino acid ABC transporter permease, with protein sequence MWSWDLAAQAFPDLLSAFVRITLLVTVVSSIGAAILGMIWAVVLREAPRVIAAIVFRVLDVIRMTPIPLQLAAIYAVLITTDVSLVTMGIVVFAIHYSTYMAESYRAGIESIRPGQWEAATALSMSKVRTWRAVIVPQALRATVPSLGNWAIAMFKDTPFLIMISVPEMVTEAREFGGGNFSYVESFTIAGLIFLAASYPTAVLMRKLENRLATY
- a CDS encoding amino acid ABC transporter permease, whose product is MDAFLNNLSTAAPRFWDGLVVTLQLGLGGAVVAFVIAVALGLLTSSQHALVRAPGRIVVEFFRGTSLVVQLFFLFYVLPQMGVSLDPIPTGIIALGLNYGAYGAEVVRGSLAAVPKAQWEATTALSMGPVHRMIRIIWPQGWALMLPGLNNLLVMLVKGTALASFITLQDVTFVSDDLRRTMGMLFAFGAGFAIYYALNQLLSSGMRILELRAQRRLGLKPESVKAAKRAEAVAGVG
- a CDS encoding transporter substrate-binding domain-containing protein, producing MRRRAFAMTAAAGAIALGLSACGDGDSEAGGGAEGEAGEGHLAELQESGTITVGINGEEPYSFLDDSGEPTGATIAIHEAVFAEMGIDDIEATVVDWDALIPGLNAGRFDAISAGMSILPERCEQADFGVPEIMYTTALMVPEGNPEGLSTLQDLVDTDLTMAAMSGAIEQGYAEDLGIEVSTVGAPEDGLEAVEAGRVDAFALTGISLNALAERNADAAVEVTESFVAEVDGVSQVGAGATVFAPEDDEFREAYNEAYRSVIGSAEDFESIVGEFGFTTAEYPTEDITTEMLCAGELPEAG